Part of the Aquarana catesbeiana isolate 2022-GZ linkage group LG06, ASM4218655v1, whole genome shotgun sequence genome is shown below.
AAAAAATCTCAACAAAGTGAGTGGACTTCTCCCTTTTTCCCAGTGTCTCGGAACATGAGTTCCCTTCAGAACTTGTTTTCCACACCTCTTATTTTGACAAAACTGTAAAATTTGTGATTTTACATCACTTTtatctcagtgacaatggtcacagtACAATTATCAAGAGGGTGAATCTACCTAGCGGagacacagacaggaataaaatCATAATATGTGTCATAATACTTCCCTACTTTATTCAAAACTACAAAAAGTAGGTATACACTTTAAGAAATCATGATATTGAGATGAATAATTGAAAGCATCCCAAATTCAAAAGACTTTCTCATTGTCTAGGAGATTATCAAGACACGCAGACGGAACCTTCACTAGTGATATGAGCAGCTATTTGGAGGAAAAAGCAGCCAAAGAATTTGTTGATTGGCTAATTAAAGGAAGACCAAAAAGAAAGTAAGGATTTGCACACGGACacagatttttatgtttttttcctatTTTGCAATTTGATAATACAGATTACATAGAGAAATAATTAAGTCATAGTCTTTTGGCTCCTAAAATATATACCTATAAGGATTATAACCACATTTTGTTAATTGTTACTTACATAATACATGGAATATCCAAAAAATAGTCCTAGGAAGCCTGTGTTGGTTGGAGGTGATGATAATAATTAACAAGAATAATATGTATCAACCCATATATATTTAAATACAATATAAAACTAAAATACACTTTGATCCCATTGTGTTAAAAAGAATTGTAAAATATATGTAAAggtttccatcaaatgcagctgccAAAATAAAACCTTTAAAGTAGATTTTCTGCTTTTAAAATGTGTAATTTTGAGATTGAGGATAACTTAAATTTGACATTTACTTACATATTAATATAAAGCTATGTGAATAAGGTTGATGGGATGGATACAAAATAGTATTTGAAAagctaaaatacttttttttccatgAGAAAAGGTTGCCCCCAGGCTTTTTCAGTGCTACCCACATACCAAAATCAGGTCATGTGATCTCTTGAAGGATCCTTTAGCACAAAGGATGTGGCACAAAGACTAAGGCAATTGATCATTTGACTAGGCTGCGAGAAAAGTATTTCAACTGTTCCACTGCCCTTCAATTATTCATTACAACAAATCTATTATCATAATTTTAAGTAGATATTTAAGCCCTTTGAAGTCAGAACTGGAAAATAAAAAACTTAGCAATAAAcgattaaagtggctctaaaggcagaagttttcatTTTTTAACATTAATGTACCCTCTGTATTAAGGTACAAAACAGTTTGTGttcaccccccccagcccccccttcccAAATACTTTGATCCAGCGATGTGTCCAAGAGCAGcggctctttcttctctctctctttctgctcaCTGGCCATGGaggccattgactcctgctgctgtcaatcatagcctgtAAGGAGAcagtgggggtggggctgagctgtgctgtgtgtgtgtgtcaatggacacacacagcatggctatGGAGCAAGCCCGCaatagtgcccccatagcaaatggcttgctgTGGGAGCATTAAGAGGGGGAGAAGCAGGGAGCGTGGGCAAGGaactccagaaaaggaggatcagggctgctctgtgcaaaactattgcacaaagCAGATGAATAtacaatgtttgttattttacagacAAAATCCCTTTAAATCACTTTAAGGTGTTCAAATATATTGTTAATATATACAGAGAGAGTTTGAAGACTCAAAACATATGAGTTCCCCTTGATTTCCTTGCTCAATAGTAGGTAACTCAGTAACTAGGGTGGTTAGCATGCAcactgactaatgccccgtacacacgatcggaaattcccccagcaaaagtccaatgtgagcttttggtcggaaattccaaccgtgtgtatgctccattggacttttgctggcggaattcctgccagctaaagattgagagcaggttctccatttttcggtcggaaaaatttccgatcggaaattccgatcgtctgtagcaattccgacaagcagaattcctacgcatgctcggaaacaattcgacacatgctcggaagcactgaacttcgttttctcggctcgtcgtagtgttgtacatcaccgcattcttgatggtcgaaagttctgagaacttttgtgtgaccgtgtgtatgcaagccaagcttgagcggaattccgttggaaaaaccatccaagttttttctgacggaaaatccgcttgtgtgtatggggcattagatctGTTAAAAATGGCTACCATTTAACTACCATATAATtctgaaaaaaattaaatgtatttttaaagagAGGTAGCATACTGTAAGTACCTGGCCTTGAATTCAGCCTCTTGAACTTGCAGGGCAGCACTGAGTTTAGGAGAGGGAGAGGCAACACTCCATCAGGACTAGTGCTTTTCACAGGGCTGATTATGAACAGGCTTAGAAAATTGGAAATCACTGGACGACATCATCAGtttgctgctgctccttcattgtccaaccAGATCCTAGGGTTGGTCCTGGTGCTTACTTTAGTCTATTCCGCAGAAAGGTCTAGGATATGTCTTGGTGGGGTTGCCTGGCTCAGACAATCAGTGGCTCTACAAAATACTTTTGGAATGATTTAGAAGTAGTTCACTGTATATGTGTTGTATGTCCACTGTGTATTTACCTATCAGATATTCAGACGTAATATAGAAAGGCTAATATTCATGTAAAATAAATTTTTaaggtattaaaaaataaaacacacactaACCAATATTGCCTGAATTGCTTTTTGTTATGTTGCCTTTTCTATAGTAGTTTATTGCTCAGGAATTCAATAcattcattatatttttttgtcCAAATAAAGTTTCCCAGATCTTTCAGCAGAAGAGATGGACAGACGGCATGCTGATGGCAGTTTTACCAGTGACTTCAACAAAGCCCTCGATATAAAGGCTGCTCAAGAGTTTTTGGACTGGATAATTAACACCCCAGTTAAAGAAAGGTATATCTATTTACAACATTAAATAATAGGATGCAAGGTGCCTACTTATCAATCAGTTTATACTGAATAAAATGGAAATATTAAAAGTAAACTTGTACTAAGGAATATTACACAGAGCTGCCATTGTTGATCTCTCTCTAAGAATAGTTGCCTGGTTGTCTCTGACTTCAGGACTAACTTGGTAGTATGCATAACAAGTAAATCAAGATTATTTACCTTGGCAGTATGCTGGCTTACACTTTTCTTACTCTTTTGAGGTCAGCAGAATCTCTCCTTCCAAATTTCCTTTAATGTGTATCTAAATTGAAGAACAAACGTTAATATAATGTATAATAATtaatatactgcagtttaccagatgtgttggctgcattaattttttttttggcttttattCCCTTCTTTTCATCTGATAATCctatcagtaacacacttcctgttttagggtgatgACACATACTCACAACACTGTACCTACTaaagagcagcgttgtcaccctaagaAGGAGGTGTGTCCCGGTacaaggtcatctagtgcccagggcgaacataccaaaTTGGGCCCCCCCAAGATGTTTTAGCATTATGGGTCAGCAAAAATCCCCTGAACCCCCAAAAATTGAGtgctaatctgcatgcttagctcatatcctctcattccacatatgctcccaacacaattccccctcccaaaaaaagaaaTTCTGCCTTTTTGGCACAGATCCTCTACACCTCAAATTTctcctctgagcacaaatcccccccccccccccactccaattcCCCTCTACAAGCACAAATTCCCCTTCCCAGTCCCCCATCctagctcaaatccccccccccccaaaaaaaaagtgtcctccTAGCATATatgcccccaatcatccctactagcacaaatcctcatcCCTGAAAAtatttccctcctagcacaaatcccccctgccACAATATTACCTTCTCTTGCACAaatccccatcctagcacaaatcctcttccccatctcTCCTCTCAACACAATTCCCCCCAAATCACTGATTCTAACACACTTCCCCAAGTCCCCCCCCCCGAACAATTCTTACCTtctgctgccccctccccccaaattcctcctccaaacaaaaatctccttgtggtgccacAATCCTCACctaataccacagtgcccagggcaaccgtccctccctcccaccccttgtcctggttaGTACTAAAGAAcatctttccctctcctctcctccataatAGAGGGCAGGCGTCCCAGACAGAGCAGGAACAATGCAGGAAATAATAATGTGCTGACTGTTAGCAGAGGCAGAAAGCAAGGAAATAAGTCATCAACTTACACgagttctggcaggatcaacaagtatttacTTGCACTTATTAAATTTAACAAAGCACATCCAATGgcttatttaacagaccaaaagggagcaaataacagAAGTCCATTGTTAGGGTTAACATACACTTTAGATTGAAAATTAATCATTTGAATCAGTCATTTTTATGAGTCAAACAACATTCCCCCTACTGAGGGGGCAAGGAGGGGTTTTCTTAAACAGGAGGGATTTTCTTGGgaggtggaggatttgtgctggggctAGGATTTTTGCTTGGGTAAGAAAGGGGTTGGTTATGTTAGGGGGTAATGTATTAGCGGGGAGATATTTATACTCCTgtaccctgtacattacatacttctgtcccctgcattctacaATACATACTCCTAACTCCTGCACTTTGTGCATTATATACTACTGAAACCTACACTGTATCCTTCACATATTGACCCCTTCTCCCTGGGCATTATATACTACTAACTCCTGCACTATGCGTGTTACATATTTTTGTATCATGTGTGTTACATGCCCCTGACCCCTTCATCTGTGCATTACATACCATTGACCACTACAGTTCGTATTATGACCCCTgaatgttgtacattacataatcctAACCCCCAGACTCTGCATTCTGTACTCCTGATCCCACCCTCTGTACACTGAgttgtacatcacatactcctgagcTCTGTACTTTATAAGCTGTATCATACATTTAGCTTAGGTTCACAGTGATGCAATGTGGGAAATGAAGAGAATCCTGTTCGTTTCCC
Proteins encoded:
- the GCG gene encoding pro-glucagon isoform X2; translation: MKSIYYMVGLLFMLLRGSFQSPIQETEDKSRGISKRNVQFERHAEGTYTNDVTQFLEEKAAKEFIDWLIKGKPKKQRLSRHADGTFTSDMSSYLEEKAAKEFVDWLIKGRPKRNFPDLSAEEMDRRHADGSFTSDFNKALDIKAAQEFLDWIINTPVKERDLLEEQ